One window of Saprospiraceae bacterium genomic DNA carries:
- a CDS encoding FAD-dependent oxidoreductase, with the protein MKRRDFLKTGSFLGGMALAGPDLLQSTFNTKKKPKKVLILGSGFAGLAAAYALKKKGIKYQILEARNRIGGRVYSFKPNPELNLTIELGAEWVGESHVRIIELCKEFGLILDNNQFDTHLSFEGSYFKAGGWNLSPELEKFWNSKTTLWNALTPVQKRKLDKQDWWRYLSNKGFSDRDLLLRELADSTDFGESIRHTSAYAAFAEYAESSEKNEMDYKIRGGNGLLAEKLADAVGREFILTQHKAVQINQDANGVKVICENGQSFSADRLICTVPLYALQKIKWNPGLPSYQLDAINSLQYARIGKFPMVFKERFWKEENFDMITDTPTHYFYHATKNQAGPSGVLISYAIGEKADSLASVTKQQREDLILNALKPAFGDVRKYLSESLMYYWGVDNYSKGAYAFYGKGQWFGTMPILKQAHLNTHFAGEHLADWQGFMEGAINSGEEAAEGM; encoded by the coding sequence ATGAAACGCAGAGATTTTCTCAAAACTGGGAGTTTTTTAGGTGGAATGGCGCTTGCAGGCCCTGATTTATTGCAGTCCACATTCAATACAAAGAAAAAACCTAAAAAAGTATTGATCCTTGGAAGCGGTTTTGCCGGATTGGCTGCTGCATATGCATTAAAAAAGAAGGGAATTAAATACCAAATTCTTGAAGCCCGCAACCGAATTGGGGGCAGGGTATATTCTTTTAAACCAAATCCGGAATTAAATCTAACCATTGAATTGGGTGCAGAATGGGTTGGGGAATCGCATGTCCGAATAATAGAATTGTGCAAAGAATTTGGTTTAATACTTGATAACAATCAGTTTGATACCCATCTCAGCTTTGAAGGCAGTTATTTTAAAGCCGGGGGATGGAATTTGAGTCCGGAACTGGAAAAATTCTGGAATTCCAAAACGACCTTATGGAATGCTTTGACTCCTGTACAAAAGCGCAAATTAGATAAACAGGACTGGTGGCGTTACCTATCCAATAAAGGATTTTCAGATCGCGATTTATTGTTGCGAGAATTAGCAGACAGTACTGACTTTGGAGAGAGCATTCGACATACTTCTGCCTATGCAGCATTTGCAGAATATGCTGAAAGCAGTGAAAAAAATGAAATGGATTATAAAATCAGAGGAGGAAATGGATTGTTGGCTGAAAAATTAGCCGATGCAGTTGGAAGAGAATTTATATTAACTCAACACAAAGCGGTACAAATCAATCAGGATGCCAACGGAGTTAAAGTGATTTGTGAAAATGGTCAAAGTTTTTCCGCAGATCGACTCATTTGTACGGTTCCCCTTTATGCACTTCAAAAAATAAAATGGAATCCAGGTTTGCCATCATACCAACTTGATGCCATTAATTCGTTACAATATGCTCGTATCGGAAAATTTCCAATGGTATTTAAAGAACGCTTTTGGAAAGAGGAAAATTTTGATATGATAACCGATACTCCAACCCATTATTTTTATCATGCAACTAAAAATCAAGCAGGCCCCTCTGGAGTATTAATCTCTTACGCCATCGGTGAAAAAGCGGATTCTCTTGCATCTGTAACCAAACAACAACGTGAAGATTTAATTTTAAATGCACTCAAGCCCGCTTTTGGTGATGTTCGAAAATACCTGAGTGAAAGTTTGATGTACTATTGGGGTGTTGATAATTATTCTAAAGGCGCCTATGCATTTTATGGCAAAGGCCAATGGTTTGGTACAATGCCAATTTTAAAACAAGCGCATTTAAATACTCATTTTGCAGGAGAGCATCTGGCAGATTGGCAAGGATTTATGGAAGGCGCGATCAACAGCGGAGAGGAAGCAGCGGAAGGGATGTGA